In Collimonas arenae, a single genomic region encodes these proteins:
- a CDS encoding TetR/AcrR family transcriptional regulator produces MEQKAPRRTREKIMDLSLRLFNEFGEPNITTTIIADEMKISPGNLYYHFRNKDDIVNSIFVTFEEEISRMLAMTQGQRPTMHDVWHYLHHMFQLIWRYRFFYRDLNDLLSRNRTLELHFKEIFGHKIAVVRELCQGLHEDHALDASPAEIDALSSNMVVVASYWLSYQYVLNPRQYTEQPVVDHALASGCYQVLALMQPYLRGETLTHFEQLKTKYLQSNV; encoded by the coding sequence ATGGAGCAAAAGGCGCCACGTCGCACCCGCGAAAAAATTATGGATCTGTCGCTGCGACTCTTCAACGAGTTCGGCGAACCCAACATCACCACCACCATCATCGCCGACGAGATGAAAATCTCGCCGGGGAACCTGTATTACCACTTCCGCAACAAGGACGATATCGTCAATTCGATTTTCGTGACGTTTGAAGAAGAAATCAGTCGCATGCTGGCCATGACGCAAGGACAACGCCCGACGATGCACGACGTCTGGCATTATTTGCATCATATGTTCCAGCTAATCTGGCGCTACCGCTTTTTTTATCGCGACCTTAACGACCTGCTGTCGCGCAATCGCACCCTGGAGTTGCATTTCAAGGAAATTTTCGGTCACAAGATCGCTGTGGTCAGGGAATTGTGCCAGGGATTGCATGAAGACCATGCGCTCGACGCCAGCCCGGCCGAGATCGACGCCCTGTCGTCGAACATGGTGGTGGTCGCCAGTTACTGGCTCTCTTACCAATATGTTCTGAATCCGCGCCAATATACGGAACAGCCGGTAGTAGACCATGCTCTGGCGAGCGGTTGCTATCAGGTCCTGGCGCTGATGCAGCCTTATCTGCGTGGCGAAACGCTGACGCATTTCGAACAATTGAAAACCAAATACTTGCAAAGTAACGTCTGA
- the purF gene encoding amidophosphoribosyltransferase, translated as MCGIVGIASQNPANQLIYDALLLLQHRGQDAAGIATNHGNGFFMHKANGLVRDVFRTRNMRSLPGNFGIGQVRYPTAGTASAEEAQPFYVNAPFGIILAHNGNLTNAEQLKIEMFKNDRRHINTDSDTEVLLNVLAHEIQQATIGYSLDPSVLFKAVANVHRRVRGSYAVVAQIAGHGLLAFRDPYGIRPLCIGLNETDKGTEYVIASESVALEGLGFRFLRDVMPGEAIFIDIDGQMYNQQCAENPTLNPCAFEFVYLARPDSIIDGASVYATRLKMGEYLADKIKREFSSGDIDVVMPIPDSSRPAAIQLALKLNIEYREGFIKNRYIGRTFLMPGQAIRKKSVRQKLNAIGSEFKGKTVLLVDDSIVRGTTSREIVQMARDSGAKRVIFASAAPPVKFPNVYGIDMPTRGELIAYGRSDEEVCREITADALVYQDIDALKRSISDVNPMLTNFEASCFDGNYITGDISRDYLDRIEFARNNPKPESEDAVRSQLNLSLAQVD; from the coding sequence ATGTGTGGCATAGTCGGCATCGCTTCCCAGAACCCCGCCAATCAACTCATTTATGATGCCTTGTTGCTTTTGCAACATCGTGGTCAGGATGCAGCGGGGATCGCAACCAATCACGGCAACGGATTTTTCATGCACAAGGCCAACGGCCTGGTGCGCGATGTCTTCCGTACCCGCAACATGCGTTCCTTGCCGGGCAATTTCGGCATCGGCCAGGTGCGTTATCCAACCGCCGGCACCGCCAGCGCGGAAGAGGCGCAACCGTTCTACGTCAATGCCCCGTTCGGCATCATCCTGGCGCACAACGGCAATCTGACCAACGCCGAGCAGCTGAAGATCGAGATGTTCAAGAACGATCGCCGGCATATCAATACCGATTCCGATACCGAAGTCCTGCTGAACGTCCTGGCCCATGAAATCCAGCAAGCCACGATCGGCTATTCGCTCGATCCGAGCGTGCTGTTCAAGGCGGTCGCCAACGTCCACCGGCGGGTGCGCGGTTCTTACGCCGTGGTGGCGCAGATTGCCGGCCATGGTTTGCTGGCTTTCCGCGATCCGTACGGCATCCGGCCGCTGTGTATCGGCTTGAACGAGACCGACAAGGGTACTGAATACGTCATCGCCAGCGAGTCGGTAGCGCTCGAAGGCCTGGGTTTCCGTTTCCTGCGCGATGTGATGCCTGGCGAAGCGATTTTCATCGATATCGATGGCCAGATGTACAACCAGCAGTGCGCTGAAAATCCTACCCTGAATCCTTGCGCGTTTGAGTTTGTTTACCTGGCTCGTCCGGATTCGATCATCGATGGCGCTTCGGTTTACGCCACTCGCCTGAAAATGGGCGAATACCTGGCCGACAAGATCAAGCGCGAATTTTCCAGCGGCGACATCGACGTGGTCATGCCAATTCCCGATTCGTCGCGTCCAGCCGCCATCCAGTTGGCGCTCAAGCTGAATATCGAATACCGCGAAGGCTTCATCAAGAACCGTTACATCGGTCGCACCTTCCTGATGCCAGGGCAGGCGATCCGCAAGAAATCGGTACGCCAGAAACTGAATGCGATCGGTTCCGAGTTCAAGGGCAAGACCGTGTTGCTGGTCGATGATTCGATCGTGCGTGGCACCACCAGCCGCGAGATCGTGCAAATGGCGCGTGATTCCGGCGCCAAGCGTGTGATATTCGCCTCGGCGGCGCCGCCGGTCAAGTTCCCGAACGTCTACGGCATCGACATGCCGACCCGCGGCGAACTGATCGCCTACGGCCGCAGCGACGAAGAAGTCTGCCGTGAAATCACTGCCGATGCGCTGGTGTACCAGGATATCGACGCCCTCAAGCGTTCGATTTCCGATGTCAATCCAATGCTGACGAATTTCGAGGCATCCTGCTTTGACGGCAACTACATCACCGGCGACATTTCGCGCGACTATCTCGATCGTATCGAATTCGCCCGCAACAACCCGAAGCCTGAAAGCGAAGATGCAGTGCGTTCGCAGTTGAACTTGAGTCTGGCCCAGGTAGACTGA
- a CDS encoding DUF1289 domain-containing protein — translation MSDSPPQRPDTPCVAVCSTTFDDICRGCGRTVNEVAHWVFMTEEEKTKIWERITAEGYPRRQG, via the coding sequence ATGTCAGATTCTCCCCCGCAACGTCCCGATACGCCTTGTGTAGCGGTCTGTTCCACCACCTTCGACGATATCTGCCGTGGTTGCGGACGCACCGTGAACGAAGTAGCCCACTGGGTTTTCATGACGGAAGAAGAGAAAACTAAAATCTGGGAGCGGATTACCGCCGAAGGTTATCCACGCCGGCAAGGGTGA
- a CDS encoding TIGR00730 family Rossman fold protein: MKSLCIYCGSSPGATPVYAQAARGLAQAMVEDNIALVYGGGNVGLMGIIADEVIRLGGQATGVIPEALLKKELGHNGLTQLHIVKDMHERKAMMAELSDGFIAMPGGVGTLEELFEVVTWAQLGFHQKPIGLLNVDGFYDGLLQFIQHMVTQRFLKGEQAELMMAEAQPTDLLQRFKSFAPLHVPKWLDRTTI; the protein is encoded by the coding sequence ATAAAATCTCTCTGCATTTATTGCGGCTCCTCTCCCGGCGCCACGCCAGTCTATGCGCAAGCGGCGCGCGGCCTGGCGCAAGCTATGGTGGAAGATAATATTGCGCTGGTGTACGGTGGCGGCAATGTCGGCCTGATGGGTATTATTGCCGATGAGGTAATACGCCTGGGCGGCCAGGCTACCGGTGTGATTCCAGAAGCGTTGTTGAAAAAAGAACTTGGCCACAACGGCCTGACGCAGCTGCATATCGTCAAGGACATGCATGAACGCAAGGCGATGATGGCAGAGTTGTCGGATGGCTTTATCGCCATGCCTGGCGGCGTAGGTACGCTGGAAGAATTGTTTGAGGTGGTTACCTGGGCTCAGCTAGGTTTTCACCAGAAGCCGATTGGCTTATTGAACGTGGACGGTTTTTATGACGGCTTGCTGCAATTTATCCAGCATATGGTGACGCAGCGCTTCCTCAAGGGTGAGCAAGCGGAATTGATGATGGCGGAAGCACAGCCGACAGACCTGCTGCAACGCTTCAAGTCGTTTGCGCCACTGCATGTACCCAAATGGCTGGATCGTACCACCATCTGA
- a CDS encoding cystathionine gamma-synthase family protein, with the protein MTQKYGFTTTILHSDRQKTIEHGAPHKPVHTSVTWGYSDARQLAEVFQGKQSGYRYGRQGNPTVAALEDKVTKMEGGLASICFASGMAAIGALIQALLREGDHVVSSVFLFGNTASMWQTFGGQGGKVSMVDATDVANVEAALTPATRMVFVETIANPRTQVADLKRIGELCRARGILFVVDNTMTSPYLFQPKTVGAGLVVNSLTKSIGGHGNALGGALTDTGLFDWSSFPNIYDAYKRNPPVQWALAQIRAKSLRDFGASLGPEAAHHIAVGAETIALRMERSSASALAVARMLEADPRVAAVHYPGLESHPQYVLAGELFRSSSYLFSFELKPEIDCFDYLNRLKLAISGTHLGDNRTLVIAVAHTIFYEIGAERRAAMGIGESLIRVSIGIEDTTDLVEDFRQALQA; encoded by the coding sequence ATGACACAAAAATACGGCTTCACCACCACCATCCTGCATAGCGATCGTCAGAAAACCATCGAGCACGGCGCACCGCACAAGCCTGTCCACACCTCGGTAACCTGGGGTTACAGCGATGCGCGCCAGCTGGCAGAAGTATTCCAGGGCAAACAGTCCGGCTATCGCTATGGCCGCCAAGGCAATCCGACCGTGGCCGCCTTGGAAGATAAAGTCACCAAGATGGAAGGCGGTCTCGCGTCTATCTGTTTCGCCTCCGGCATGGCAGCTATCGGCGCGTTGATCCAAGCTTTGCTGCGCGAAGGCGATCATGTGGTGTCGTCCGTATTTTTGTTTGGTAACACTGCCAGCATGTGGCAGACATTTGGCGGGCAGGGCGGCAAGGTCAGTATGGTTGACGCCACTGACGTAGCCAACGTCGAAGCGGCGCTGACGCCCGCAACGCGTATGGTGTTCGTTGAAACCATCGCCAATCCGCGCACCCAGGTTGCAGACCTCAAGCGTATCGGCGAGCTGTGCCGCGCGCGCGGGATTCTGTTTGTGGTGGATAACACCATGACCTCGCCCTATCTGTTCCAGCCAAAAACAGTCGGTGCCGGCCTGGTGGTCAACTCCCTGACCAAGTCGATTGGCGGCCATGGCAATGCGCTGGGGGGCGCCTTGACCGATACCGGTTTGTTTGACTGGAGCAGTTTTCCCAATATCTACGACGCCTATAAGCGTAATCCGCCGGTACAGTGGGCACTGGCGCAGATTCGCGCCAAGAGCTTGCGTGATTTCGGTGCGTCGCTGGGGCCGGAGGCGGCGCATCATATTGCTGTCGGGGCCGAGACCATCGCCTTACGTATGGAACGTAGCAGTGCCAGTGCGCTGGCGGTGGCGCGCATGCTGGAAGCCGATCCACGGGTCGCCGCGGTGCATTATCCGGGCCTCGAATCGCATCCGCAATATGTTTTGGCTGGCGAGTTGTTCCGTAGCAGTAGCTATTTGTTCAGCTTTGAATTGAAGCCGGAAATCGATTGCTTCGATTATCTGAACCGGCTGAAGCTGGCGATATCCGGCACCCATCTGGGCGACAACCGTACCCTGGTGATTGCCGTTGCACATACCATTTTCTATGAGATAGGTGCAGAACGACGTGCCGCCATGGGCATTGGCGAATCGCTGATCCGAGTATCAATCGGGATTGAAGATACAACTGATCTGGTGGAAGATTTCAGGCAAGCGCTACAGGCCTGA
- a CDS encoding CvpA family protein, with protein sequence MTIFDYLVLFVLICSVVIGTLRGLVREILSLASWVIALVIANMYGENLAKLLPDAIPGNVTRLIVAFLALFIGVRLLMMLLSMALNAVIKASGLGLVDHGLGVFFGLARGLLFVLAAVLVCGATAIPQQPFWRDAMLSPLAESAARTVIPYLPGEFASHLKF encoded by the coding sequence GTGACAATTTTCGATTATCTGGTGCTGTTTGTGCTGATTTGCTCAGTCGTGATCGGCACTTTGCGTGGTCTGGTGAGGGAAATCCTGTCATTGGCGAGCTGGGTAATTGCCTTGGTGATCGCCAACATGTATGGCGAAAATCTGGCAAAATTGCTGCCCGATGCAATTCCGGGAAATGTAACGCGTTTAATCGTGGCTTTCCTGGCGCTGTTTATTGGCGTAAGGTTATTAATGATGTTGTTGAGCATGGCGCTCAATGCCGTGATCAAGGCCAGCGGCCTGGGGCTTGTGGATCATGGGCTTGGTGTTTTTTTCGGCTTGGCGCGCGGCCTGCTGTTTGTGCTGGCGGCGGTTCTGGTGTGTGGTGCTACGGCAATTCCGCAACAGCCTTTCTGGCGAGATGCGATGCTGAGCCCTTTGGCGGAAAGCGCCGCGCGAACCGTTATCCCCTATTTGCCGGGGGAATTCGCGAGTCATCTGAAGTTTTGA